From the genome of Parazoarcus communis, one region includes:
- a CDS encoding cryptochrome/photolyase family protein, translating to MHAALVWFRRDLRHFDHAALHHALRHAQKVHCVFVFDRDILDALPSREDRRVGFIHHAVTELDAALDALARATGGRGAGLIVRHGRAVEEIPRLARALGVDQVCTNRDYEPAAITRDSRVAEALAADGIGFVDFKDQVIFERDEVLTQGNAPFSVFTPYRNAWLKKLDSFFVQAYPVEKHAGALAPKPEGERIPALDELGFGAGNLAELRMPLGVTGGRVLFEAFKGRIDRYKRTRDFPAVKGVSYLSTHLRFGTVSIRELVAYAWQHGGEGAETWLSELVWRDFYHMILWHHPRVVETTFKPEYARVQWDDAPELFAAWCEARTGYPLVDAAMRQINQTGYMHNRLRMIVASFLTKDLGVDWRLGERYFADHLIDFDLAANNGGWQWAASTGCDAQPYFRIFNPVTQSEKFDPEGRFIRRYVPELERVPNKFVHAPWTMGGIDQSAAGVRIGTDYPAAVVDHASARARTLARFGVVKGG from the coding sequence ATGCATGCTGCACTTGTCTGGTTTCGCCGTGATCTGCGCCACTTCGATCATGCGGCCCTGCATCACGCCCTGCGTCATGCACAGAAGGTCCATTGCGTGTTCGTGTTCGACCGCGACATTCTCGATGCACTGCCCTCGAGGGAGGATCGCCGGGTCGGCTTCATCCATCATGCGGTGACCGAGCTCGATGCCGCACTCGACGCCCTGGCGCGTGCGACGGGTGGCCGGGGCGCGGGTCTGATCGTACGCCATGGCAGGGCTGTCGAGGAGATCCCGCGCCTCGCGCGGGCGCTCGGTGTCGATCAGGTGTGCACCAACCGGGACTACGAACCGGCGGCGATCACGCGTGACAGCAGGGTGGCCGAGGCGCTGGCGGCGGACGGCATCGGCTTCGTCGATTTCAAGGATCAGGTGATCTTCGAGCGTGACGAGGTGCTGACCCAGGGCAACGCGCCCTTCAGCGTATTCACACCCTACCGCAATGCCTGGCTGAAGAAGCTCGACAGCTTTTTCGTCCAGGCATATCCGGTGGAAAAGCACGCTGGCGCACTTGCGCCGAAGCCGGAGGGTGAGCGTATTCCGGCGCTCGACGAGCTCGGCTTCGGCGCGGGAAATCTCGCCGAGCTGCGCATGCCGCTGGGGGTGACGGGCGGGCGTGTGCTGTTCGAGGCCTTCAAGGGCCGCATCGACCGCTACAAGCGGACGCGTGACTTTCCTGCAGTGAAGGGCGTTTCGTATCTGTCCACCCACCTGCGTTTCGGCACGGTGTCGATACGCGAGCTGGTGGCCTATGCCTGGCAGCATGGCGGGGAGGGGGCGGAAACCTGGCTCAGCGAACTGGTGTGGCGCGACTTCTACCACATGATCCTGTGGCACCACCCGCGCGTGGTGGAGACCACCTTCAAGCCCGAGTACGCGCGTGTGCAGTGGGACGACGCGCCCGAGCTGTTCGCCGCCTGGTGTGAAGCCCGTACGGGCTACCCGCTGGTGGATGCGGCGATGCGCCAGATCAACCAGACCGGCTACATGCACAACCGCCTGCGGATGATCGTGGCCTCCTTCCTGACCAAGGATCTCGGTGTCGACTGGCGTCTGGGCGAGCGTTATTTCGCCGACCACCTGATCGACTTCGATCTGGCCGCAAACAACGGCGGCTGGCAGTGGGCGGCGTCGACCGGTTGCGATGCGCAGCCCTACTTCCGCATCTTCAACCCGGTGACGCAATCGGAGAAATTCGATCCCGAGGGGCGCTTCATTCGTCGCTACGTGCCTGAGCTTGAACGGGTGCCGAACAAGTTTGTCCATGCGCCGTGGACGATGGGCGGCATCGACCAGTCCGCCGCGGGCGTCAGGATCGGCACCGACTACCCGGCCGCTGTCGTCGATCACGCCAGCGCGCGAGCGCGCACCCTGGCGCGGTTCGGCGTCGTCAAGGGCGGCTGA
- a CDS encoding YqgE/AlgH family protein: MDTVSSNLTHHFLIAMPSMADPHFARALTYIAEHNDQGALGVIVNRPIDMTLATLFERIELPLDAEGFADQPVYFGGPVQTDRGFVLHRPSGEWHSTLRVNDEVGLTSSRDILQVIGATGEPSEVLVSLGYAGWDAGQLEQELADNAWLTVPADMAIVFDLPPEERLAAAMQKLGVDFAKLSEVAGHA, from the coding sequence ATGGATACCGTCTCGAGCAATCTCACGCACCACTTCCTGATCGCCATGCCCAGCATGGCCGATCCGCATTTCGCCCGTGCGCTGACCTATATCGCGGAACACAACGACCAGGGCGCGCTGGGCGTGATCGTGAACCGGCCGATCGACATGACGCTCGCGACCCTGTTCGAGCGCATCGAACTGCCGCTCGACGCAGAAGGCTTCGCCGACCAGCCGGTGTATTTCGGCGGGCCGGTGCAGACCGACCGCGGTTTCGTGCTGCACCGGCCGAGCGGCGAATGGCACTCGACGCTGCGCGTCAACGACGAGGTCGGCCTCACCAGCAGCCGCGACATCCTGCAGGTTATCGGCGCCACCGGCGAACCCAGCGAAGTGCTGGTCAGCCTCGGCTACGCCGGTTGGGATGCGGGACAGCTTGAGCAGGAGCTGGCGGACAATGCCTGGCTGACGGTGCCCGCCGACATGGCCATCGTCTTCGACCTGCCCCCCGAAGAGCGCCTGGCCGCCGCGATGCAGAAGCTGGGGGTGGACTTCGCGAAACTGAGCGAGGTTGCCGGGCATGCCTGA
- the ruvX gene encoding Holliday junction resolvase RuvX: MPESAAAATPPALPERGSLLGFDFGLARIGVASGELETGHATALTTVHEESNNGRFGAIAGLIEEWKPVALVVGLPRHLDGDEHQLSARCRRFANQLHGRFGLPVMLTDERLSSVEAEQQLREAGVKQWRERKQQLDAVAAQLILQHFLDSIRHAKS, encoded by the coding sequence ATGCCTGAAAGCGCGGCGGCGGCAACGCCGCCTGCATTGCCCGAGCGTGGCAGCCTGCTTGGCTTCGATTTCGGTCTGGCGCGCATTGGCGTGGCCAGCGGCGAGCTCGAAACCGGCCATGCGACGGCGCTCACCACCGTGCACGAAGAAAGCAACAACGGCCGCTTTGGCGCCATCGCCGGACTGATTGAGGAGTGGAAACCGGTGGCCCTGGTCGTCGGCCTGCCCCGTCATCTCGATGGCGACGAACACCAGCTCAGCGCACGCTGCCGCCGCTTTGCCAATCAGCTGCACGGCCGCTTCGGCCTGCCGGTCATGCTGACTGACGAGCGCCTGTCCTCGGTCGAGGCCGAACAGCAACTGCGCGAAGCCGGCGTCAAGCAATGGCGCGAACGCAAGCAGCAACTCGACGCGGTCGCTGCTCAACTGATCCTGCAACACTTTCTGGACTCCATCCGACATGCCAAGTCTTGA
- the pyrR gene encoding bifunctional pyr operon transcriptional regulator/uracil phosphoribosyltransferase PyrR, which translates to MPSLDAENLCRQLAEQLRPHVTPTTALVGIRTGGLWLAERLHAMLGISQPLGAIDVSFYRDDYGARGLHTKPQRTEIPFSVEAAHVIIVDDVLFTGRTTRAALNELFDFGRPACVELAVLVDRGGRELPVAARYCALTLPEPLPPSRNLQLERDEDGSLNLRTVDA; encoded by the coding sequence ATGCCAAGTCTTGATGCAGAAAACCTGTGCCGGCAGCTCGCCGAACAGCTGCGCCCCCACGTCACCCCCACCACTGCCCTGGTTGGCATTCGTACCGGCGGCCTGTGGCTGGCCGAACGCCTGCACGCGATGCTCGGCATCAGCCAGCCGCTGGGGGCGATCGACGTCTCCTTCTACCGCGACGACTATGGCGCGCGCGGCCTGCACACCAAGCCGCAGCGCACCGAGATTCCCTTCAGCGTCGAAGCTGCGCACGTGATCATCGTCGATGACGTGCTGTTCACCGGCCGCACCACCCGCGCTGCGCTGAACGAGCTGTTCGATTTCGGCCGTCCTGCCTGTGTAGAGCTGGCCGTGCTGGTGGATCGCGGCGGGCGCGAACTCCCGGTCGCCGCACGCTATTGCGCCCTGACCCTGCCCGAACCCCTGCCCCCGTCGCGGAACCTGCAACTTGAGCGCGACGAAGACGGCAGCCTGAACCTGAGGACAGTCGATGCTTAA
- a CDS encoding aspartate carbamoyltransferase catalytic subunit, protein MLNPQLNKNGELQHLLTLDGLPRDIINAILDTAAPFTEVAEREVKKLPLLRGKSIFNLFFENSTRTRTTFEIAAKRLSADVVNLNVSTSSTAKGESLLDTVDNLCAMQADMFVVRHAASGAPFLIAQHLRANGRNDIHVVNAGDGRHAHPTQGLLDMYTIRHYKHDFTKLTVAIVGDVLHSRVARSQICALTTLGVPEVRVIGPKTLLPTDIEKMGVRVFHDMNEGLRGVDVVMMLRLQNERMNGALLPTPQEFYKVWGLTAEKLAQAKPDAIVMHPGPMNRGVEIDSAVADGAQAVILPQVTFGIAVRMAVMSMLAGQ, encoded by the coding sequence ATGCTTAATCCCCAGCTCAACAAGAACGGCGAGCTGCAGCACCTGCTTACGCTGGACGGCCTGCCGCGCGACATCATCAACGCCATTCTCGATACGGCTGCGCCCTTCACCGAAGTGGCCGAGCGCGAGGTCAAGAAGCTGCCGCTGCTGCGCGGCAAGAGCATCTTCAACCTGTTCTTCGAGAACTCCACGCGCACCCGCACCACCTTCGAGATCGCCGCCAAGCGCCTGTCGGCCGACGTGGTGAATCTCAACGTGTCGACCAGCTCCACCGCCAAGGGCGAGAGCCTGCTCGATACGGTCGATAACCTGTGTGCGATGCAGGCCGACATGTTCGTCGTTCGCCATGCCGCCAGCGGCGCGCCCTTCCTGATCGCACAGCACCTGCGCGCCAACGGCCGCAACGACATCCACGTCGTCAACGCCGGCGACGGACGTCATGCCCACCCCACCCAGGGTCTGCTGGACATGTACACGATCCGCCACTACAAGCACGATTTCACCAAGCTGACGGTGGCCATCGTCGGCGACGTGCTGCACTCGCGGGTGGCGCGCTCGCAGATCTGCGCGCTGACCACGCTGGGCGTGCCCGAAGTCCGCGTCATCGGCCCCAAGACACTGCTGCCGACCGATATCGAAAAAATGGGCGTGCGCGTCTTTCACGACATGAACGAAGGTCTGCGCGGTGTCGATGTCGTGATGATGCTGCGCCTGCAGAACGAACGCATGAACGGTGCGCTGCTGCCCACGCCGCAGGAGTTCTACAAGGTCTGGGGCCTGACCGCGGAAAAGCTCGCACAGGCCAAGCCCGACGCCATCGTGATGCACCCCGGACCGATGAACCGCGGCGTCGAGATCGACTCCGCCGTCGCCGATGGCGCGCAGGCCGTGATCCTGCCCCAGGTGACCTTCGGCATTGCCGTCCGCATGGCGGTCATGAGCATGCTAGCCGGCCAGTAA
- a CDS encoding dihydroorotase, translating into MKIRIANGRVIDPANKTDCVQDVFIADGKIVALGSAPDGFVAEKTIDASGLVVAPGLIDLSARLREPGFEYRATLESEMDAAMAGGITSLAIPPDTDPVLDEPGLVEMLCYRAKKLNRAHVYPVAALTLGLKGERLSEMAELVEAGCVAFSQANVPIVDNTVLMRAMQYAATFDFRVWLQPIAPFLSRGGYAHDGEVATRLGLPGIPVAAETVALFTYLQLARITQTRLHITRLSSAEGLHLIDQARADGMDVTCDVSINHVHLSDMDIGYFDANCHLIPPLRSQRDRDALCRGLAEGRINALCSDHTPVDDDGKLTPFSESEAGATGLELLLPLTLKWAERAGLPLIDALARVTSDAAAIIGITKAGHLSPGARADVCIFDPEAQVCINRDSLRSQGKNTPFLGLELPGKVRYTLVEGQLMFIG; encoded by the coding sequence ATGAAGATCCGTATTGCCAACGGCCGGGTGATCGACCCCGCCAACAAGACAGACTGCGTCCAGGACGTGTTCATTGCCGACGGCAAGATCGTCGCCCTCGGCTCCGCGCCCGATGGTTTCGTGGCCGAAAAGACGATCGACGCCAGCGGACTGGTGGTCGCCCCCGGCCTGATCGACCTCTCTGCCCGCCTGCGCGAGCCCGGCTTCGAATACCGTGCCACGCTCGAATCCGAAATGGACGCTGCGATGGCCGGTGGCATTACCAGCCTGGCCATTCCGCCCGACACCGACCCGGTGCTGGACGAGCCCGGCCTGGTCGAAATGCTGTGCTACAGGGCCAAGAAACTCAACCGCGCCCATGTGTATCCGGTCGCAGCGCTGACGCTCGGGCTCAAGGGCGAGCGCCTGTCGGAAATGGCCGAGCTGGTCGAGGCCGGCTGCGTCGCCTTCTCGCAGGCCAATGTGCCGATCGTCGACAACACCGTGCTGATGCGGGCGATGCAGTACGCAGCCACTTTCGACTTCCGCGTCTGGCTGCAGCCGATCGCCCCCTTCCTGTCGCGCGGCGGCTACGCCCACGACGGTGAAGTTGCCACCCGGCTCGGCCTGCCCGGCATCCCGGTCGCAGCCGAAACCGTCGCCCTGTTTACCTACCTGCAACTGGCACGCATCACCCAGACCCGACTGCACATCACCCGCCTGTCGAGTGCCGAAGGCCTGCATCTGATCGACCAGGCACGCGCAGACGGCATGGATGTCACCTGCGACGTCTCGATCAACCATGTACACCTGTCGGACATGGATATCGGCTACTTCGACGCCAACTGCCACCTGATCCCGCCGCTGCGCAGCCAGCGCGACCGCGACGCACTGTGCCGTGGCCTGGCCGAGGGCCGCATCAACGCCCTGTGTTCCGACCACACCCCGGTCGACGACGACGGCAAGCTCACCCCCTTCAGCGAATCCGAAGCGGGTGCAACCGGCCTCGAACTGCTGCTGCCGCTGACGCTGAAATGGGCCGAGCGCGCCGGACTGCCGCTCATCGACGCGCTGGCACGCGTCACTTCCGACGCCGCCGCCATCATCGGCATCACCAAGGCGGGCCATCTGTCGCCCGGCGCGCGCGCCGACGTGTGCATCTTCGACCCGGAAGCGCAGGTGTGCATCAACCGCGACAGCCTGCGCAGCCAGGGCAAGAACACCCCCTTCCTTGGGCTGGAACTCCCGGGCAAGGTGCGCTACACGCTGGTCGAAGGGCAGCTGATGTTTATCGGCTGA
- a CDS encoding DUF167 domain-containing protein, giving the protein MSDWLREAADGSLTLTLHIQPGAKKTGFAGLHGEAMKIRLAAPPVDGKANAALCAFLADFCKVPKSAVSLISGETSRAKRVRVDGAAAGVAARLREQA; this is encoded by the coding sequence GTGAGCGACTGGCTGCGTGAAGCTGCCGATGGCAGCCTGACGCTGACCCTGCACATTCAGCCCGGGGCCAAAAAGACCGGCTTTGCCGGTCTGCACGGCGAGGCGATGAAGATCCGGCTCGCCGCACCGCCGGTCGATGGCAAGGCCAATGCGGCCTTGTGCGCCTTTCTGGCGGACTTCTGCAAGGTACCGAAATCCGCGGTGAGCCTGATCAGCGGCGAGACCTCGCGTGCCAAGCGGGTGCGCGTGGACGGTGCCGCAGCGGGGGTGGCAGCCAGGCTGCGTGAGCAGGCCTGA
- a CDS encoding YggT family protein, with product MLNNVLLLIVDTAISLITLVLLARFFMQWQRVSFRNQIGQFVVTATDWVVRPLRRVVPGLFGLDMASLLPAWAFQTLMVVFEILIRGVALGGDGAGIALGVLGLGLVEMLRMMVYLVFGVVLISAVLSWVSPHAPAAALFDALAAPFLRPFRRVVPTISNVDLSPLVLLLVLQILLMVLGGMRNSFAPLLFGL from the coding sequence ATGCTCAACAACGTCCTGTTACTCATCGTCGATACGGCGATCAGCCTGATTACCCTGGTTTTGCTCGCGCGTTTCTTCATGCAGTGGCAACGGGTGTCGTTCCGCAATCAGATCGGACAGTTCGTCGTCACCGCCACCGACTGGGTGGTGCGACCGCTGCGGCGCGTGGTGCCGGGACTGTTCGGTCTGGACATGGCAAGCCTGCTGCCGGCGTGGGCGTTCCAGACCTTGATGGTGGTGTTCGAGATCCTGATTCGCGGCGTCGCCCTCGGTGGCGACGGTGCCGGCATCGCGCTGGGCGTGCTCGGCCTCGGGCTGGTCGAGATGCTGCGCATGATGGTGTATCTGGTGTTCGGCGTGGTGCTGATCTCTGCGGTGCTGTCCTGGGTCAGTCCGCATGCGCCGGCTGCGGCGCTGTTCGACGCGCTGGCGGCGCCCTTTCTGCGCCCGTTCCGTCGCGTGGTGCCGACCATCTCCAATGTCGACCTGTCGCCGCTGGTCTTGCTGCTGGTGCTGCAGATCCTGCTGATGGTGCTCGGCGGCATGCGCAACAGTTTCGCGCCCCTGCTGTTCGGGCTGTGA
- the proC gene encoding pyrroline-5-carboxylate reductase gives MKITFLGGGNMAIALIGGMIERGFAAQDIQVIELDADNRERLHKRFGVRTTGLADAQALGCDVLMLAVKPQQMKAALAPLAGVLKDVLVISIAAGLRLGDIGRWLGSAAAPYTRIVRCMPNTPALIGAGITGLYADPSVDAAGKEAAGRILAAVGSTVWIEDEAQMDGVTGVSGSGPAYVFHFIEALEAAGRAQGFDEATARKLAIDTVLGAARLAAGSEDAPSVLREKVTSKGGTTAAALAHLAQAGWHDTLVAAVAAAADRGRALGDELGKD, from the coding sequence ATGAAAATTACCTTCCTTGGTGGCGGCAACATGGCCATCGCACTGATCGGCGGCATGATCGAACGTGGCTTCGCTGCACAGGACATCCAGGTGATCGAGCTTGATGCCGACAACCGCGAGCGCCTGCACAAGCGCTTCGGTGTCCGCACGACCGGCTTGGCGGATGCGCAGGCGCTGGGCTGCGATGTGCTGATGCTGGCGGTCAAGCCGCAGCAGATGAAGGCTGCGCTCGCGCCGCTGGCGGGTGTGCTGAAGGACGTGCTGGTGATCAGTATTGCAGCGGGGCTGAGGCTTGGCGACATCGGTCGCTGGCTTGGCAGCGCGGCGGCACCCTATACCCGCATCGTGCGCTGCATGCCGAATACCCCGGCACTGATTGGTGCCGGTATCACCGGGCTGTATGCCGATCCCTCGGTCGATGCGGCGGGCAAGGAAGCCGCCGGCCGGATTCTCGCCGCTGTCGGCTCCACAGTGTGGATCGAGGACGAGGCGCAGATGGATGGCGTGACCGGTGTGTCCGGCAGTGGTCCGGCCTATGTATTCCATTTCATTGAAGCGCTGGAGGCTGCGGGACGTGCGCAGGGTTTCGACGAGGCGACGGCGCGCAAGCTCGCGATCGACACGGTGCTGGGGGCTGCGCGCCTGGCTGCAGGCTCCGAGGATGCGCCTTCGGTGCTGCGCGAAAAAGTGACCTCCAAGGGCGGCACGACGGCCGCGGCACTGGCCCATCTCGCCCAGGCTGGTTGGCACGATACCCTGGTGGCCGCCGTGGCGGCCGCTGCAGACCGTGGCCGTGCGCTCGGCGACGAGCTTGGAAAGGACTGA
- a CDS encoding YggS family pyridoxal phosphate-dependent enzyme translates to MTSISANLQAVSARIVAAARAAGRDPASVRLLAVSKTKPAEDVRAAAAAGQRAFGENYVQEGVDKIAALGDPGLEWHFIGPLQSNKTRPVAESFDWVHGIDRLKIAERLSSQRGGDLRPLNVCIQVNVSGETSKSGVTPAEVPALARAIAVLPQLCLRGLMCIPEPSTDQSLVRSRFAALRVLRDALVAEGMTLDTLSMGMSHDLEAAIAEGATIVRVGTAIFGERQLPPHQDRTASH, encoded by the coding sequence ATGACATCAATCTCCGCCAACTTGCAAGCCGTTAGCGCACGGATTGTAGCGGCTGCGCGCGCGGCAGGACGGGATCCGGCTTCGGTTCGCCTGCTGGCGGTGAGCAAGACCAAGCCCGCAGAGGACGTTCGTGCCGCGGCAGCGGCCGGACAGCGTGCTTTCGGCGAAAATTACGTCCAGGAAGGCGTGGATAAGATCGCCGCGCTGGGCGACCCCGGGCTCGAGTGGCATTTCATCGGACCGCTTCAGAGCAACAAGACGCGTCCGGTCGCGGAATCCTTCGACTGGGTGCACGGCATCGACCGGCTGAAGATCGCAGAGCGGCTGTCTTCCCAGCGCGGGGGCGATCTGCGGCCGCTCAACGTGTGCATTCAGGTCAATGTCAGCGGCGAGACCAGCAAGAGCGGCGTGACGCCTGCAGAGGTGCCTGCGCTGGCGAGGGCGATCGCCGTCCTGCCACAGCTGTGCTTGCGCGGCCTGATGTGCATTCCCGAACCCAGCACCGACCAAAGCCTGGTGCGCAGCCGCTTTGCCGCGCTGCGCGTGCTCCGGGATGCGCTCGTGGCGGAGGGAATGACGCTCGACACCCTGTCGATGGGCATGTCACACGATCTCGAAGCGGCGATTGCAGAAGGGGCGACGATCGTGCGCGTGGGTACGGCAATATTCGGCGAGCGGCAGTTGCCGCCGCATCAGGACAGGACGGCATCTCATTGA